In Ictalurus furcatus strain D&B chromosome 23, Billie_1.0, whole genome shotgun sequence, a single window of DNA contains:
- the gramd1a gene encoding protein Aster-A isoform X2, with product MFDTASNSPRSTPGSSPSLRRRVLGGRASEGEGQNERTRGGGAESSSLPTASSSSSLLPTPSSSTSNYPISSRHFTRNAKKMQSWYNVLSPTYKQRNEEFRKLFKKLPETERLIVDYSCALQKDILLQGRLYLSENWICFYSNIFRWETTITLLLKEVTNLTKEKTAKLIPNAIQINTEQEKHFFTSFGARDRSYMMIFRLWQNALMDKTLSPKELWHIVHQCYGTELGLTSEDDDYVSPTGEHVNGLLPGDDSSSDVMDLSSASAALGSSPPSSSSSSVQPVEVQPSKHSADLEPSPNTHSTTHSTSTIAAMNLEEGEQNGQSEPTNQVPPMVHASSLEMTNDEDLPTDPSNSSDTQEESEVESFCGDLRGRLHINTVVRMSVDKLHDLLFSDTHFLQHLFSQRNFTDLSVQEWQKDSSSGINTRVLSYTIAINNPLGPKTAPVVETQTLHKSSSQGVCYVVDSEVITSGIPYQDYFYTVHRYCLTSVSTQKSRLRVSSDIRYRKQPWSLVKALIEKNTWSGIEEYYRHMEVEVCKLETLLQSEVSVVCLGESEAGKAPPTLRRRKHTGLKRAEGAGYGGGATTQGGMAHRERRDTGAQYLKLGERWRGSANNNSITLLLIISFILVVLVALNMMLFYKLWALERAAHTLETWHSYSLSDSPLPQSSSEWMKVLELQRRFHQTQMNKWQQILHSSVTLLDQMKQSLENLHRGIIRPEERETVAPPPPSEPPTSPTTDTLTEQ from the exons TACGGCCAGTAACTCTCCCCGCAGCACTCCGGGCAGTTCTCCGTCTCTACGGCGACGGGTGCTGGGTGGGCGGGCCAGCGAGGGTGAGGGGCAGAATGAGCGCACTAGAGGGGGCGGAGCTGAAAGCTCTTCACTGCCCACagcctcctcttcttcctccttacTCCCTACACCCTCCTCCTCTACCTCCAACTACCCAATCAGCTCGCGGCACTTCACCCGCAATGCCAAG AAAATGCAAAGCTGGTACAAT gtTCTCAGTCCCACCTATAAACAGAGGAATGAAGAGTTCCGTAAACTTTTTAAGAAACTTCCAGAAACAGAGCGTCTTATtgtag attacTCGTGTGCTCTGCAGAAGGACATCCTGCTGCAGGGGCGTCTCTATCTGTCTGAGAATTGGATCTGCTTCTACAGCAACATCTTCCGCTGGGAGACCACT aTCACACTCCTGCTGAAGGAAGTGACGAATCTGACTAAAGAGAAAACGGCTAAACTCATCCCAAACGCCATCCAGATCAACACCGAGCAGGAGAag CATTTCTTCACATCTTTCGGAGCGAGGGATCGCAGCTACATGATGATCTTCAGACTGTGGCAGAATGCGCTAATGGACaaa acgcTGTCTCCTAAAGAGCTTTGGCACATCGTACACCAGTGTTATGGCACGGAGCTCGGGCTGACGAGTGAGGACGACGATTACGTCTCTCCCACCGGTGAACACGTCAACGGCCTGCT GCCGGGTGATGATTCCTCCTCCGATGTGATGGATCTTTCCTCAGCCTCGGCAGCTCTCGGATCTTCTCCTCCATCATCGTCTTCTTCTTCCGTTCAGCCCGTGGAGGTTCAGCCGTCCAAACACAGCGCGGATCTGGAGCCGAGCCCAAATACACACTCCACCACACACTCTACCTCCACCATCGCTGCTATG AATTTAGAGGAAGGTGAGCAGAACGGTCAATCGGAACCGACCAATCAGGTGCCACCGATGGTTCACGCGTCATCGCTGGAGATGACCAACGACGAGGACCTTCCCACTGACCCGAGCAACTCGTCCGACACGCAGGAAGAGA gtgaGGTGGAGTCGTTCTGTGGTGATCTGCGAGGTCGGCTCCACATTAACACAGTGGTGAGGATGAGTGTGGACAAACTGCACGATCTGCTCTTCTCTgacacacacttcctgcagCACCTCTTCTCCCAGCGCAACTTCACCG atctgTCAGTACAGGAGTGGCAGAAAGACAGCAGCAGTGGGATCAACACTCGAGTTCTGAGTTACACCATCGCCATTAACAACCCCCTCGGCCCTAAAACAGCCCCCGTGGTGGAAACACAg acTCTCCATAAGAGCAGTTCCCAAGGTGTGTGTTACGTGGTGGACTCAGAGGTGATCACGTCAGGAATCCCGTACCAGGATTACTTCTACACCGTACACAGATACTGTCTCACCTCCGTCAGCACGCAGAAGAGCCGCCTCag GGTCTCGTCAGATATCCGCTACAGGAAGCAGCCGTGGAGTCTGGTGAAGGCTCTGATAGAGAAAAACACCTGGAGTGGCATAGAGGAGTACTACAGACAcatgg aggtgGAGGTGTGTAAGTTGGAGACGCTGCTCCAGTCCGAGGTATCAGTGGTGTGTTTGGGAGAATCAGAAGCGGGTAAAGCTCCTCCCACACTGCGCAGGCGCAAGCACACTGGCTTGAAACGTGCAGAGGGGGCAGGATATGGGGGCGGGGCCACAACCCAAGGGGGCATGGCCCATAGGGAGCGCAGAGACACAG gtgcacAGTACCTGAAGTTGGGCGAGAGGTGGCGTGGTTCTGcaaacaacaacagcatcaCCCTCCTGCTAATCATCAGCTTCAT tctggTGGTTTTAGTAGCTCTGAACATGATGCTGTTCTATAAGCTGTGGGCTCTGGAGCGAGCCGCTCACACACTCGAGACATGGCACTCATACTCACTGTCAGAcag tcctCTCCCCCAGTCGTCGTCTGAGTGGATGAAGGTTCTGGAGTTACAGCGTCGGTTCCATCAGACGCAAATGAATAAGTGGCAGCAAATCCTACACTCCTCAGTCACACTGCTcgaccag atgAAACAGTCTCTGGAGAATCTACACAGAGGAATAATCAGACCTGAGGAACGGGAAACTgtcgctcctcctcctccatctgaACCTCCAACATCACCCACAACAGACACACTGACTGagcagtga
- the gramd1a gene encoding protein Aster-A isoform X3 — MQSWYNVLSPTYKQRNEEFRKLFKKLPETERLIVDYSCALQKDILLQGRLYLSENWICFYSNIFRWETTITLLLKEVTNLTKEKTAKLIPNAIQINTEQEKHFFTSFGARDRSYMMIFRLWQNALMDKTLSPKELWHIVHQCYGTELGLTSEDDDYVSPTGEHVNGLLPGDDSSSDVMDLSSASAALGSSPPSSSSSSVQPVEVQPSKHSADLEPSPNTHSTTHSTSTIAAMNLEEGEQNGQSEPTNQVPPMVHASSLEMTNDEDLPTDPSNSSDTQEESEVESFCGDLRGRLHINTVVRMSVDKLHDLLFSDTHFLQHLFSQRNFTDLSVQEWQKDSSSGINTRVLSYTIAINNPLGPKTAPVVETQTLHKSSSQGVCYVVDSEVITSGIPYQDYFYTVHRYCLTSVSTQKSRLRVSSDIRYRKQPWSLVKALIEKNTWSGIEEYYRHMEVEVCKLETLLQSEVSVVCLGESEAGKAPPTLRRRKHTGLKRAEGAGYGGGATTQGGMAHRERRDTGAQYLKLGERWRGSANNNSITLLLIISFILVVLVALNMMLFYKLWALERAAHTLETWHSYSLSDSPLPQSSSEWMKVLELQRRFHQTQMNKWQQILHSSVTLLDQMKQSLENLHRGIIRPEERETVAPPPPSEPPTSPTTDTLTEQ; from the exons ATGCAAAGCTGGTACAAT gtTCTCAGTCCCACCTATAAACAGAGGAATGAAGAGTTCCGTAAACTTTTTAAGAAACTTCCAGAAACAGAGCGTCTTATtgtag attacTCGTGTGCTCTGCAGAAGGACATCCTGCTGCAGGGGCGTCTCTATCTGTCTGAGAATTGGATCTGCTTCTACAGCAACATCTTCCGCTGGGAGACCACT aTCACACTCCTGCTGAAGGAAGTGACGAATCTGACTAAAGAGAAAACGGCTAAACTCATCCCAAACGCCATCCAGATCAACACCGAGCAGGAGAag CATTTCTTCACATCTTTCGGAGCGAGGGATCGCAGCTACATGATGATCTTCAGACTGTGGCAGAATGCGCTAATGGACaaa acgcTGTCTCCTAAAGAGCTTTGGCACATCGTACACCAGTGTTATGGCACGGAGCTCGGGCTGACGAGTGAGGACGACGATTACGTCTCTCCCACCGGTGAACACGTCAACGGCCTGCT GCCGGGTGATGATTCCTCCTCCGATGTGATGGATCTTTCCTCAGCCTCGGCAGCTCTCGGATCTTCTCCTCCATCATCGTCTTCTTCTTCCGTTCAGCCCGTGGAGGTTCAGCCGTCCAAACACAGCGCGGATCTGGAGCCGAGCCCAAATACACACTCCACCACACACTCTACCTCCACCATCGCTGCTATG AATTTAGAGGAAGGTGAGCAGAACGGTCAATCGGAACCGACCAATCAGGTGCCACCGATGGTTCACGCGTCATCGCTGGAGATGACCAACGACGAGGACCTTCCCACTGACCCGAGCAACTCGTCCGACACGCAGGAAGAGA gtgaGGTGGAGTCGTTCTGTGGTGATCTGCGAGGTCGGCTCCACATTAACACAGTGGTGAGGATGAGTGTGGACAAACTGCACGATCTGCTCTTCTCTgacacacacttcctgcagCACCTCTTCTCCCAGCGCAACTTCACCG atctgTCAGTACAGGAGTGGCAGAAAGACAGCAGCAGTGGGATCAACACTCGAGTTCTGAGTTACACCATCGCCATTAACAACCCCCTCGGCCCTAAAACAGCCCCCGTGGTGGAAACACAg acTCTCCATAAGAGCAGTTCCCAAGGTGTGTGTTACGTGGTGGACTCAGAGGTGATCACGTCAGGAATCCCGTACCAGGATTACTTCTACACCGTACACAGATACTGTCTCACCTCCGTCAGCACGCAGAAGAGCCGCCTCag GGTCTCGTCAGATATCCGCTACAGGAAGCAGCCGTGGAGTCTGGTGAAGGCTCTGATAGAGAAAAACACCTGGAGTGGCATAGAGGAGTACTACAGACAcatgg aggtgGAGGTGTGTAAGTTGGAGACGCTGCTCCAGTCCGAGGTATCAGTGGTGTGTTTGGGAGAATCAGAAGCGGGTAAAGCTCCTCCCACACTGCGCAGGCGCAAGCACACTGGCTTGAAACGTGCAGAGGGGGCAGGATATGGGGGCGGGGCCACAACCCAAGGGGGCATGGCCCATAGGGAGCGCAGAGACACAG gtgcacAGTACCTGAAGTTGGGCGAGAGGTGGCGTGGTTCTGcaaacaacaacagcatcaCCCTCCTGCTAATCATCAGCTTCAT tctggTGGTTTTAGTAGCTCTGAACATGATGCTGTTCTATAAGCTGTGGGCTCTGGAGCGAGCCGCTCACACACTCGAGACATGGCACTCATACTCACTGTCAGAcag tcctCTCCCCCAGTCGTCGTCTGAGTGGATGAAGGTTCTGGAGTTACAGCGTCGGTTCCATCAGACGCAAATGAATAAGTGGCAGCAAATCCTACACTCCTCAGTCACACTGCTcgaccag atgAAACAGTCTCTGGAGAATCTACACAGAGGAATAATCAGACCTGAGGAACGGGAAACTgtcgctcctcctcctccatctgaACCTCCAACATCACCCACAACAGACACACTGACTGagcagtga
- the gramd1a gene encoding protein Aster-A isoform X1, with translation MLMCSCDKVDFNRITQRKVYEAEQDHGHGAHSSNGSTASNSPRSTPGSSPSLRRRVLGGRASEGEGQNERTRGGGAESSSLPTASSSSSLLPTPSSSTSNYPISSRHFTRNAKKMQSWYNVLSPTYKQRNEEFRKLFKKLPETERLIVDYSCALQKDILLQGRLYLSENWICFYSNIFRWETTITLLLKEVTNLTKEKTAKLIPNAIQINTEQEKHFFTSFGARDRSYMMIFRLWQNALMDKTLSPKELWHIVHQCYGTELGLTSEDDDYVSPTGEHVNGLLPGDDSSSDVMDLSSASAALGSSPPSSSSSSVQPVEVQPSKHSADLEPSPNTHSTTHSTSTIAAMNLEEGEQNGQSEPTNQVPPMVHASSLEMTNDEDLPTDPSNSSDTQEESEVESFCGDLRGRLHINTVVRMSVDKLHDLLFSDTHFLQHLFSQRNFTDLSVQEWQKDSSSGINTRVLSYTIAINNPLGPKTAPVVETQTLHKSSSQGVCYVVDSEVITSGIPYQDYFYTVHRYCLTSVSTQKSRLRVSSDIRYRKQPWSLVKALIEKNTWSGIEEYYRHMEVEVCKLETLLQSEVSVVCLGESEAGKAPPTLRRRKHTGLKRAEGAGYGGGATTQGGMAHRERRDTGAQYLKLGERWRGSANNNSITLLLIISFILVVLVALNMMLFYKLWALERAAHTLETWHSYSLSDSPLPQSSSEWMKVLELQRRFHQTQMNKWQQILHSSVTLLDQMKQSLENLHRGIIRPEERETVAPPPPSEPPTSPTTDTLTEQ, from the exons TACGGCCAGTAACTCTCCCCGCAGCACTCCGGGCAGTTCTCCGTCTCTACGGCGACGGGTGCTGGGTGGGCGGGCCAGCGAGGGTGAGGGGCAGAATGAGCGCACTAGAGGGGGCGGAGCTGAAAGCTCTTCACTGCCCACagcctcctcttcttcctccttacTCCCTACACCCTCCTCCTCTACCTCCAACTACCCAATCAGCTCGCGGCACTTCACCCGCAATGCCAAG AAAATGCAAAGCTGGTACAAT gtTCTCAGTCCCACCTATAAACAGAGGAATGAAGAGTTCCGTAAACTTTTTAAGAAACTTCCAGAAACAGAGCGTCTTATtgtag attacTCGTGTGCTCTGCAGAAGGACATCCTGCTGCAGGGGCGTCTCTATCTGTCTGAGAATTGGATCTGCTTCTACAGCAACATCTTCCGCTGGGAGACCACT aTCACACTCCTGCTGAAGGAAGTGACGAATCTGACTAAAGAGAAAACGGCTAAACTCATCCCAAACGCCATCCAGATCAACACCGAGCAGGAGAag CATTTCTTCACATCTTTCGGAGCGAGGGATCGCAGCTACATGATGATCTTCAGACTGTGGCAGAATGCGCTAATGGACaaa acgcTGTCTCCTAAAGAGCTTTGGCACATCGTACACCAGTGTTATGGCACGGAGCTCGGGCTGACGAGTGAGGACGACGATTACGTCTCTCCCACCGGTGAACACGTCAACGGCCTGCT GCCGGGTGATGATTCCTCCTCCGATGTGATGGATCTTTCCTCAGCCTCGGCAGCTCTCGGATCTTCTCCTCCATCATCGTCTTCTTCTTCCGTTCAGCCCGTGGAGGTTCAGCCGTCCAAACACAGCGCGGATCTGGAGCCGAGCCCAAATACACACTCCACCACACACTCTACCTCCACCATCGCTGCTATG AATTTAGAGGAAGGTGAGCAGAACGGTCAATCGGAACCGACCAATCAGGTGCCACCGATGGTTCACGCGTCATCGCTGGAGATGACCAACGACGAGGACCTTCCCACTGACCCGAGCAACTCGTCCGACACGCAGGAAGAGA gtgaGGTGGAGTCGTTCTGTGGTGATCTGCGAGGTCGGCTCCACATTAACACAGTGGTGAGGATGAGTGTGGACAAACTGCACGATCTGCTCTTCTCTgacacacacttcctgcagCACCTCTTCTCCCAGCGCAACTTCACCG atctgTCAGTACAGGAGTGGCAGAAAGACAGCAGCAGTGGGATCAACACTCGAGTTCTGAGTTACACCATCGCCATTAACAACCCCCTCGGCCCTAAAACAGCCCCCGTGGTGGAAACACAg acTCTCCATAAGAGCAGTTCCCAAGGTGTGTGTTACGTGGTGGACTCAGAGGTGATCACGTCAGGAATCCCGTACCAGGATTACTTCTACACCGTACACAGATACTGTCTCACCTCCGTCAGCACGCAGAAGAGCCGCCTCag GGTCTCGTCAGATATCCGCTACAGGAAGCAGCCGTGGAGTCTGGTGAAGGCTCTGATAGAGAAAAACACCTGGAGTGGCATAGAGGAGTACTACAGACAcatgg aggtgGAGGTGTGTAAGTTGGAGACGCTGCTCCAGTCCGAGGTATCAGTGGTGTGTTTGGGAGAATCAGAAGCGGGTAAAGCTCCTCCCACACTGCGCAGGCGCAAGCACACTGGCTTGAAACGTGCAGAGGGGGCAGGATATGGGGGCGGGGCCACAACCCAAGGGGGCATGGCCCATAGGGAGCGCAGAGACACAG gtgcacAGTACCTGAAGTTGGGCGAGAGGTGGCGTGGTTCTGcaaacaacaacagcatcaCCCTCCTGCTAATCATCAGCTTCAT tctggTGGTTTTAGTAGCTCTGAACATGATGCTGTTCTATAAGCTGTGGGCTCTGGAGCGAGCCGCTCACACACTCGAGACATGGCACTCATACTCACTGTCAGAcag tcctCTCCCCCAGTCGTCGTCTGAGTGGATGAAGGTTCTGGAGTTACAGCGTCGGTTCCATCAGACGCAAATGAATAAGTGGCAGCAAATCCTACACTCCTCAGTCACACTGCTcgaccag atgAAACAGTCTCTGGAGAATCTACACAGAGGAATAATCAGACCTGAGGAACGGGAAACTgtcgctcctcctcctccatctgaACCTCCAACATCACCCACAACAGACACACTGACTGagcagtga